The following proteins come from a genomic window of Triticum aestivum cultivar Chinese Spring chromosome 6A, IWGSC CS RefSeq v2.1, whole genome shotgun sequence:
- the LOC123132305 gene encoding uncharacterized protein isoform X2, producing MEASTHSSSGFSSVHPLKKDIKNPHRAASVDLIHIAIPFWQHHFSFAFSLSIQRLCSPSSLSLSPCCSHTHAHGPAFTSLFFLHNEPSTTLCWTVAPESSTGCLTRGRWLLHIRRQIVTLLLLVWAPGGRASTCRGWLGSQQPASPPPPTSPGEELICASEPPPRAGQPEGRESPHGTQLERPALELAASGNLSVGLVLQRLEHPLLAVVHLLAVPVRQALMLILGSLFVSCLLQAEEDEWGSHSWAAAAALTEGERARPAHMAPPPRLRSCSSSRPGSVPHAPFMCSPPSSCARSDRERRSSICTRCTAQKDLEPFFL from the exons ATGGAAGCGAGCACGCATAGTTCCAGTGGCTTCTCGTCGGTTCACCCATTAAAAAAAGACATCAAAAATCCCCACCGAGCAGCTTCTGTGGACCTTATCCACATCGCCATTCCTTTCTGGCAGCACCACTTCTCCTTTGCCTTCTCTCTATCCATCCAGCGGCTCtgctctccttcctctctctctctctctccgtgctGCAGCCACACACACGCCCACGGCCCGGCATTcacctctctcttcttcctccacAACGAACCAAGCACCACTCTCTGCTGGACCGTGGCGCCAGAATCGAGCACGG GCTGTCTCACCCGTGGCCGGTGGCTGCTTCACATTCGTCGACAGATTGTGACGTTGCTGCTGCTCGTATGGGCTCCCGGTGGCCGGGCCAGCACGTGCCGGGGCTGGCTGGGCTCCCAGCAGCCGGCCTCCCCGCCTCCTCCAACATCGCCTGGAGAGGAGCTCATCTGTGCTTCCGAGCCGCCTCCTCGAGCAGGCCAGCCAGAG GGAAGGGAGTCGCCACATGGAACACAACTGGAACGCCCCGCCTTGGAGCTCGCTGCCTCCGGCAACCTCTCTGTCGGCCTCGTGCTCCAACGTCTCGAGCACCCCCTCCTGGCCGTCGTCCATCTCTTGGCGGTGCCTGTTAGGCAGGCGTTGATGCTTATCCTCGGCTCTCTCTTTGTCAGCTGTCTCCTTCAGGCCGAGGAGGATGAATGGGGCTCTCACAGCTGGGCCGCTGCGGCCGCGTTGACTGAGGGCGAGCGCGCGCGTCCGGCGCATATGGCCCCGCCTCCGCGCCtccgctcctgctcctcctctcGCCCGGGCAGCGTCCCGCACGCGCCCTTCATGTGCTCCCCGCCGTCGTCCTGCGCCCGATCGGATCGGGAGCGCCGCAGCTCGATCTGCACTCGATGTACAGCCCAAAAAGATCTCGAACCGTTTTTTCTTTAA
- the LOC123132305 gene encoding uncharacterized protein isoform X1, with translation MEASTHSSSGFSSVHPLKKDIKNPHRAASVDLIHIAIPFWQHHFSFAFSLSIQRLCSPSSLSLSPCCSHTHAHGPAFTSLFFLHNEPSTTLCWTVAPESSTGARGCLTRGRWLLHIRRQIVTLLLLVWAPGGRASTCRGWLGSQQPASPPPPTSPGEELICASEPPPRAGQPEGRESPHGTQLERPALELAASGNLSVGLVLQRLEHPLLAVVHLLAVPVRQALMLILGSLFVSCLLQAEEDEWGSHSWAAAAALTEGERARPAHMAPPPRLRSCSSSRPGSVPHAPFMCSPPSSCARSDRERRSSICTRCTAQKDLEPFFL, from the exons ATGGAAGCGAGCACGCATAGTTCCAGTGGCTTCTCGTCGGTTCACCCATTAAAAAAAGACATCAAAAATCCCCACCGAGCAGCTTCTGTGGACCTTATCCACATCGCCATTCCTTTCTGGCAGCACCACTTCTCCTTTGCCTTCTCTCTATCCATCCAGCGGCTCtgctctccttcctctctctctctctctccgtgctGCAGCCACACACACGCCCACGGCCCGGCATTcacctctctcttcttcctccacAACGAACCAAGCACCACTCTCTGCTGGACCGTGGCGCCAGAATCGAGCACGGGTGCGCGCG GCTGTCTCACCCGTGGCCGGTGGCTGCTTCACATTCGTCGACAGATTGTGACGTTGCTGCTGCTCGTATGGGCTCCCGGTGGCCGGGCCAGCACGTGCCGGGGCTGGCTGGGCTCCCAGCAGCCGGCCTCCCCGCCTCCTCCAACATCGCCTGGAGAGGAGCTCATCTGTGCTTCCGAGCCGCCTCCTCGAGCAGGCCAGCCAGAG GGAAGGGAGTCGCCACATGGAACACAACTGGAACGCCCCGCCTTGGAGCTCGCTGCCTCCGGCAACCTCTCTGTCGGCCTCGTGCTCCAACGTCTCGAGCACCCCCTCCTGGCCGTCGTCCATCTCTTGGCGGTGCCTGTTAGGCAGGCGTTGATGCTTATCCTCGGCTCTCTCTTTGTCAGCTGTCTCCTTCAGGCCGAGGAGGATGAATGGGGCTCTCACAGCTGGGCCGCTGCGGCCGCGTTGACTGAGGGCGAGCGCGCGCGTCCGGCGCATATGGCCCCGCCTCCGCGCCtccgctcctgctcctcctctcGCCCGGGCAGCGTCCCGCACGCGCCCTTCATGTGCTCCCCGCCGTCGTCCTGCGCCCGATCGGATCGGGAGCGCCGCAGCTCGATCTGCACTCGATGTACAGCCCAAAAAGATCTCGAACCGTTTTTTCTTTAA